Genomic window (Ctenopharyngodon idella isolate HZGC_01 chromosome 20, HZGC01, whole genome shotgun sequence):
tgtgaatattattattactattattagaaaaaaattgtCCATAAATTTTGTCTACATGGTGCGACCAacaatgtcatgtggtgcaactaAACCTGATAACCACAAATTCATGcaaaaacattactttttatgatgaaaatgtttttaatttggttttaattaatgtttttaggACATAAAGTGAAAATTGTCAACTGTCGTGATattataatgataatataatgAAGAAAATAGACTCATTAAAAGAATGACATTCTTTAAGGGAAATCTTATTGAGCAGATTGGCATGAtcttttatcattaaaaataaactgtaaaatattagtctttgaaaaaaaaaaagtctgctaAATCGCTGTCATGTAGTGCAACGAACATGCGgaaacatgcaaaaataaataagtaaataaatcaaAGTCAAtaagtctaaaatataaaaaaatatgttttttaaaatagtgCAATTACCCAAAAAACTTAAAGATATTACTTAATGATATTTGTGGAAAAAAACTTGTatcttgaaaatatatatttaaaaacttttttgaaaataatgctCAGTATGTGTACACTTAAAATTGGGGAAAGTTACCATACAAAACCATATGAATTTCTATAAGAACTTTTCCTTCTCTCTATGCCTGATTTCTCCTTTTCTGGAAAATTACAGAGcctgtttgtttaatttattatgtATGGACAGGTCATAAGTATTACTCTGCAATTTGGATGACTGCATCTACCAACAAATACTACAAAGAAACACTTACCGCCGCTGCACATGCGTACACGCCGACAAGAAACATTGTTCTTTCCTCAAAATTGATTCTGGAAGATTGATCTTGTCTAGCTGGCCAATCGGTTTCTCATTGGGGTCATGCCTCATTGGTGTGGGTTCCACCCCCTCCACTGATAAGTCCTCCGCTGCAGAGAAATTAACAAACGTTTGACATTTGTTCCACGTCCCATTGCTCAATAGCCAAGGCTGAGCACATGTTTAATCAACATTCATGTCCCCCAGGGAGCTCTGAGCTGCTTGCATCATCACCCTCTGCCACATTACCAGCCTGTTCCCGGTGCACCCTGGGATTCCGGGGCAGACAGTTGGCACACACGAACCGGCCGAGGGTGAATCCACATGGGATTTCCGTGTGGGGGTAAATATTGTCTTTTCACTCCATACTGTATTGAAGAACAAACTACACCCAGGACCCATGTGGTTTGATTGAAACTCCAATGCTCTGCTGGAGCAAATGTCACTCACGCATGAGCGCCTTGGTCGGAGCCCATGCTGAGAACGAGCTAGCATCAGGAGGATGATGGTATATGGTGTCCGGGCTGTGATGTTCGGCATTGCGAGAGGTGCATAAGCAAATAGGGAAGGGAGTTAGAGATGCCGTCCCTcgatacagacagacagcaaGACACCGTGGGCAGGTCGATCCTCAACATTTGGGCGATGTGAGCTTCTGTCATTTCAGAACCGCTCTGAGGACTGAATGACAATGTTAGTTCATAGATGACTGGAGACCAGGTTCAAAGCtgttcaaattaaaataagcaCCAAGGGATGGGCTCATTAAGAACTTAGTTTCTGGCGGTTGcctattcaaaaataaaatcatggcCGTTGAATCAATTTATACTGTCATGGACACATATTAGATTAGATACACACATGGAACAATCCGATTGTTGTGTTCATGAGTGAATTGTACTGTACTATTTTGAAGTGTTGTGTAATGACGTATTGTGTGTGAAAACAGAAGTGAAGAGTAAACAAGATGGATGAAATTCGCTAATCCAGTCTCGTGTGCTTCGTTGCTTATACTTCCTGACCAACACCAccgatctcatgagaaaacatatttcatatagCTAACAAATGCTCTGAAAACATTGTGGGAACAGGGATTTGCAATGTttctaaaatgataaaatgtccagttttcttgtCCTGATTACGTTATTTAAAAGGTTACAATAATGTTAGTACAACATTCTCCTAACCTTATTTTTACTCACAATATAAAATTCTTTGACCgtttatttgtaatattccAAGAAGACTTACATTAACATTCACCAAGTACAAATAACATATTGTTCCAAAAATGTTGTTCTCAGAACATTCTCTCAACATTATGAGAACGTTCATCAAGTAAAAACAACATCATAAAGACGACTCTGTCAACGTCAAATCAATGTTACAAGAATGTTCTATAAATGATATTTAAAGAACGTTTATCTAAACATTTACACAAAACATTACTGAAAGTTTTGGGAACGATCTGTTATCTGGGTTACCGAGGtggtgatttttttgtttgttgtgatTTGTATGGAACCGcatgattctttgataaaaAAGTAAGCACCCATAAACCTAAACATCAGTTGATCATAAGCAGATCATACGGAAATGTATGAATGAGATCActctgtaaaaaagaattgttggtttaacttaaaaaaataagttacctggttgccttaaaattttgacttcattgaaattaaaaatttgagttaatacaatgaaggcgattggtttattcaacagaaacttaaaatattatgttatctgaactacattaattatctaagttgatttaactaaagaaaaaatgttatgatatcaaatcatgaaaatattttttttacagttacaaTTCATACGAATTATCCCCCATTTTACCAAAACGTTAAATAATTGCCATTAGAGAGTGTGTTGTTACAGTTTGATGTTCACAGATACATAAAAGCGCACAAGCACACATCCAGAAAATTGTTCCATGGCACACTTCACAATAACATATCCGTACATACACATACTGAGGACAGGCTATGGTAATTCGGCTCTCCATGTGGAGAATTACATCAGTATGGGTGTGCGGTGCAGATCCTGTATAAGTGGATGTGCCAGAGGATGATGAATGACTGAGTAAATACCCAGCATCCCAAGAGCCCTGATACAACCAGCCCAAACCCCCATCCATCTGAGCCTGGTCCGCATCACCTCATTTGTCAAGGAAAACCATTTTCTGTGCAGCCGAGCAGCCAGTTTGGGGTTACCGCTCTCTCCCTTATTACAACCGAGGGGATACGTGGAGGTCTCGTACACTTCTTAGGAATTCCTTTCATGATTCTACGCAGCGTTTTTGTAAGAGATTCCAAAAATTGCATATTTGTTTAATCGGTAGACATCCCTCGGTCCCTATTTATCAGCTTGCTTTTGCCACTTCGAAAATGATATAGGTCTGCAGGTGCTACTatgctgtgtgtgtatgtgtgttcagGTTAGAGTAAAAACAAGACGAAAAAGCTatgcaaattaataataatatgaaaactagattttttttttttttttttttttttttttttacattttctgaagaaaatctgaaaaaaactCACCACGGCAATGCTGTGGTGCTCGGAATGGTTGTCGgtatgttgctgtgtggttACAAGGGTGggctgggtggttgctaggatgttcttgGTGGTTTCTAGGTTGGTTACTGACCCATCCCAGAGTTTCTATGACATTCAGGTCCTTTTGGATCCCTTggattatattcattttattatggACTGTTCTTACATTTTGGTTTGGAACGAGAAATTGAAGGGTAGATTTCTATAGAGGTAAATAGCAAAAATAATTCCTATATTCCCAtttgctccaaaaaaaaaaaaccctagcGCACTTTTCAAAATAGAGAGATAGccctaaaatgtaaaatttatagAAGCTGCAGTAGAATTGCAGCAGTGTTCACTAGTTTTCTGTAATATAATGCCAGATTAGcacaacacaaaacaattttataaatgtaGCCTACATAAAAAGAAATCACGATATTATTTTTTTGCGGAAATGCGTCATCGCGTACAGCCAGGGTCCATTTTCCAGGCGCTTATAAAAGTAGGCCTATAGCACAACCATTTTGAAAAATCCCCAATCGTAAGTATGAGCATAATGCTGTTGGTTTCCTTAGCGAGCACCACTAACGACATGACTGgaatttacattaataaatgaaatacactgtattttaatgtaattaccTGGAGATAGCTAATGACGCAGGGTTTCAATGGTACTCGCACAGTCTGTATGTATGAGGTCTTAACATAAAGCCCGGGTTTGTGTGAATGGTATTTAGGCTCGAGCTCGACACAAGCACAGAGAGAAACAAAGACTGAGAGCCGTCGTCATTAATCTTAGTCAGTGGCCGGTGCTGGCGCAATCTGCATGACCGGGGCAGTGACAAATGCCACTATGTGACTGCAGCGTCCAATCTCCCCAGCTTCATCTCCCGTTAATGTCACATCCATCAGGCCCGAGCCGCTCGCGCCATGTCGCAGAAAATTAAACTGCTTACAGATAAGGGCTAATTGCATGGACAAGCGCGCGGTGATGGGGTGGTTGCACAAACTGTGCTCCTTTTGCGCGTGACTTCTTTGAAATATGTACTCCCCTTTATTTTCAGGGTGATTTAAAAAcaggatatattttaaagcagtaTTTCATTATAACATAGCTactgaactttaaaaaaataaaaataaataaataaataaataaataaataaaaatcaatatttatatagcctatgttatatatatatctaaagATGTTTTAGGCTACAGCAAATGACACGAATTAAGGATTTACATTTAGGCAAACTGCAGAAATTACACTGTGGTTTGTTGTGCCCACGAggaattatttttattgatttattttttaaatgttttaatgcttTAAATTGCATTCTGTCTGAGATGgatattgttatatataacgatatttatttaactaaacCCACCTTATACAGGGTTACACGTAGCTGAACTAACCACGTCTAACAAACCATGTCTGCGCCTTCATCCTGCCATACAGCTTAACACTGTCATCTAGTGGTGAAGCTCTGTCTGTAAGAATTCGTTGTCTGTAATATCAAGATTGTaactaacacattttatttaaaataaaataggcctaAATCACATTTGAAAGCAGTGATGGAAAACACTACCTTAAGTAGGCTAACTGACAAAGCCTTCTCAGGCAAAGTGTGCTGTAGAACTGCAAATGTTAAAGTTATTATTGCGATATGGGATACAATAGTGGATCTGGTTGCCCATCATTTTCATATTTagttatgtatgtatgcatgtatttacaataataataatatcatcattattattattagtagtattattatgattattattgttagtagtagtattatgattgttattattatgattattattattataacccTTTATCAGTATAATAGGTTAAAGCTATATGTTATGAATTGCTTTTAAGATAAAACTGTGGTAACTTGGTATTAGTTGGACATAAAAAGTtcacacaaataaattaataaaagccTAACTGTAACCAGCAGCGTGTCTGAGCCCATAGCGCGAGGACGGAACCATTGCAAAAGGATTGTTTCCTGACGGCTGTATTTATATGGTGGAAAGCATGTTGTGGTTGTCAGATGGCAAGATAAGCAACCTTCTCTCGTTTTAACATCACGAAATTCTTGCAGGTAAGGGGAAATAATTGCTAAAGTGTTGCTTAATTCATACTTAAGGTTTAACCCGTGTCCACTTCGTTTTAATGTCGCCCCTGCAAAATTTTACCTATTAGTAAATTACTGctgcgcgcgcgtgtgtgtacatacatttataaatgtatattgttttataaactCTTGTTTAAGGATTGCCAACAAATTTAATCAGTAAGTAGCTTTTAAGCTTAAATTTTTACTTgattacttaaagggatagttcacccaaaaatgaaaattctgtcattaattactcaccctcatgtcgttagaaaatgcatgtgaatgtgaataaaagcctaaattaaatctgttcatcatataaagcgatcaagtctcattacgggtttggaacgagatgagggtgagtagttaatgacagaattttcattttttgggttaactaaccctttaagaataaaACCGTTTCTGACCAATTACACTCATTCATTTGCATGAGGTACGTACTTTGCGGTGTACTTTTTAAATTTCCATGATGTAATGACTACATAAAgtttggaaaatattttatagagAGTGCACTCACAAAATAATTTCTGAGGCAACCTTGAAAAAATGTACACCATGTTTAAATCTTATTACTAATTGAGAAAAACCAAACCTACATGTAATGGAAAGGCTTTCCTTGCAAACTAGATGTCCCAGCCCTGGGGTCCATTCTTCGTAAGTCGCTAATTTAGTTAGTTTGATTGTTGACGATTTGGCATGATCTTGGATTGTTTGGTTCTTCGACGCTCATCCTGGACTTGCTATCATAGGAACAGGTCTGTAAGCTTAAATCTGCTCGGGAGCAGGCTTATTTCGTGTAAACAGGATTAGATTGCATCTTTTTAGCGGTGTTGATACTTCAAATCTATCCCAGCCACTGCTACTTTATTTAGTTCCTTACTGAACCAggggcaataataatttaaaataataacattaaattaatttgaaaataataataaaatgttgtgtagtaTAATACTGTAGACACAGTTAGTTTGACTGATTGAGAGATTTATTTGTTAttcaatttatcattttattggAGTCTTACACACGCTGTACAGTTAATCTGTGCCATGGATTAACTTGAGTGGTGACAGGTATTATGGGAGTGGCTCGATGCAGCGCAGGAGATGCAGATAACTTGATTTTgacccttaaaggattagtccactttcaaataaaattttcctaataatttactcacccccatgttatccaagatgttcgtgtctttctttcttcagtcaaaaagaaattaaggtttttgatgaaaacattccaggattattctccttacaGTGGACTTCATTGgtctctccaaacggttgaaggtcaaaattatagtttcagtgcagcttcaaagggctttaaacaataccagacgaggaataagggccttatctagcaaaacgatcggtcattttctaaaaaaaatacaaatgtatacaggtgctggtcatataattagaatatcatcaaaaggttaatttatttcaccaattccattcaaaaagtgaaacttgtatattatattcattcattacacacagactgatatatttcaaatgtttatttcttttaattttgatgattataactgacaactaaggaaaatcccaaattcagtatctcagaaaattagaatattgtgaaaaggttcaatattgaagacacctggtgccacactctaatcagctagttaactcaaaacacctgcaaaggcctttaaatggtctctcagtctagttctgtaggctacacaatcatggggaagactgctgacttgacagttgtccaaaagacgaccattgacaccttgcacaaggagggcaagacacaaaagttcattgcaaaagaggctggctgttcacagagctctgtgtccaagcacattaatagagaggcgaagggaaggaaaagatgtggtagaaaaaagtgtacaagcaatagggataaccgcaccctggaaaggattgtgaaacaaaacccattcaaaaatgtgggggagattcacaaagagtggactgcagctggagtcagtgcttcaagaaccactacgcacagacgtatgcaagacatgggtttcagctgtcgcattccttgtgtcaagccactcttgaacaacagacaagcGTCTCGCccgggctaaagacaaaaaggactggactgctgctgagtggtccaaagttatgttctctgatgaaagtaaattttgcatttcctttggaaatcagggtcccagagtctggaggaagagaggagaggcacacaatccacgttgcttgaggtccagtgtaaagtttccacagtcagtgatggtttgggatgccatgtcatctgctggtgttggtccactgtgttttctgaggtccaaggtcaacgcagccgtataccaggaagttttagagcacttcatgcttcctgctgctgaccaactttatggagatgcagatttcattttccaacaggacttggcacctgcacacagtgccaaagctaccagtacctggtttaaggatcatggtatccctgttcttaattggccagcaaacttgcctgaccttaaccccatagaaaatctatggggtattgtgaagaggaagatgcgatatgccagacccaacaatgcagaacagCTGatggccactatcagagcaacctgggctcttataacacctgagcagtgccacagactgatcaactccatgccacgccgcattgctgcagtaattcaggcaaaaggagccccaactaagtattgagtgctgtacatgctcatacttttcatgttcatactttttagttggccaagatttctaaaaatcctttctttgtattggtcttaagtaatattctaattttctgagatactaaatttgggattttcctagttgtcagttataatcatcaaaattaaaagaaataaacatttgaaatatatcagtctgtgtgtaatgaatgaatataatattcaagtttcactttttgaatagaattagtgaaataaatcaactttttgatgatattctaattatatgaccagcacctgtatgctttataaacacaaatgatcgccttgcaagtgcttccactttccgtattcttcaaaaagcttacgctgtatgtcatacgccttccctattcaacttacggaacaacgcggcgccagttccattttttcagTAAGTGGAAttgggaaggcataggacatacagcgtaagctttttgaagaatacggaaagcggaagcacttgcaaggtgataatttgtgtttataaagcatatacagttgggtttttttaagaaaatgaccgatcgttttgctagataagacccttattcatcTTCTGTTATCGTTTAAAgccatttgaagctgcactaaaactaattttgaccttcaaccgtttggagaccattgaagtccactataaggaaaataatcctgtaatgttttcatcaaaaaccttaatttcttttcaaagaaagacatgaacatcttggatgacatggggagtgagtaaattatcaggaaattttcattcagaagtgaactaatcctttaagaaactTAAATTAATGCTGGCACATAACAAATTtgcttcaaagaaaaaaaataaatgcattgttaattacaacattgaaataaaaatgtgaagcctgtacaaatactaaaaattaatataaatgggaatcacgtttaaaaaaaaaaacaaaaaaacaacaacggtgcacatttcatttatctattataacttttatgtcattttggtcGCTTGGCTGTTTCCTTGTAAAGGTCCAGAAATTCATCAAGTTTTTCATCAGGtgtcttttttaattatatgttgTCATTACATTGCTGTCTTGCCACCAGCCAAATCGCTGCATTGCTGATCGTGGTTTTGAGTTTCGAGTATCTGCCCTTTTCAAGGAACACAAGAATGTGCAGTATTTTCAGTGAACTTAatccagatattttaatcagATCCACAAATTTGTTTGAAGAAACAAATTAGCAAGTGTTATCACAATTATAAGATCTGgcatctgtcaaatcatctcagatATAGTAAGCGAGGTATGAAGAATGGACCCCAGGACATcaaaatagataaatacaaggctgacaaaaacatacaaatgacTTTGTACCTttgaaaacaaatgtatttgaaGGAATATGTGTTTAAGAACCAGTGCATAACATTGATCTGTCTTTGCAGTGCATGAAGAGAATGCCTAACTTTTCAAGCCAGATGCCAACTCAGATGCAAGTTTCCCTTCTAAATGAGGGAGGTTTTGACCTTCACACTGGAACAAGTTTTGCATAGTCTTCCAAAACTTCAGAGGGTCAAAGGATGGAGGAAAACCAAGAACTTGAGGAGAAACAAGAACCCAGTATCACAGCACAAAGTGAGGACAAGGATACAAATGCGATGGTGTTGCAAAATGTCACTGAAAATTGTAATGGAAAGAAAAGAGTTTGCCCCGTGTGTCATAAAAGATTTGGTGCTCCATCCAAACTAAAAAGGCATTTCCTTATTCACACAGATCAGAGACCTTTTCAGTGTACCATATGCTGCCGTGGTTTCAAGTATCTCTATCATCTAAAATCACACCTTAGAACTCACACTAACCCTGTGAAGCAGAGGACACCATCACTCCAGAGCCAGAGAAACAACAGTGTGCCCTGTAATCAAGTGTCTAATTCAAGCTTAAAACACTCTGTGTGTAATGACCTTGGTGGAACAGTTAGATCTTACTCTCCAAACCATCTAACTGCCCAAAGCGATACCAATTCAAGTTTTGCATATTCTTCCAAAACTTCAGAGGGTCAGTGGATGGAGGAAAACCAAGAATTTGAGAAGAAACAAGAGCCCAGTTTCACAACACAAAGTGAGGACAAGGATGCAAATGCGAAGGTGTTGCAAAGTATCACTGAGAATTGTAGTGGAAAGAAAAGAGTTTGCCCCGTGTGTCATAAACGATTTGGTGCTCCATCCAAACTAAAAAGGCATTGCCTTATTCACACGGATCTGAGACCTTTTCAGTGTTCCATATGCTGCCGTGGTTTCAAGCATGTCTATCATCTAAAAGCACACCTCAGAACTCACACTAACCCTGTGAAGCGGAAGACACCATCACTCCAGAGCCAGAGAAACAACAGTGTGCCCTGTAATCAAGTGTCTAATTCAAGCTTAAAACACTTAATGTGTTTTGGCCTTAGTGGAACAGTTAGATCTTACTCTCCAAAACATCTTACTAGCCAAAGCGATACAAATTCAACAGATAATCAAAAGCCAGCTGCAGTAGACTTAATCGATACTAATTCAGGTACCACTAGTGTTGAAATTAgcaaaaatgtttcagaaagtggttcaaaaaataaaaagggacATTGGTGCCCTGTAtgtttaaaatgctttaaagcCCCATCAAAACTCAGGCGTCACATTCTGATTCATACAGATCAAAAGCCTTTCAAATGCTCTGTGTGCTTTAAAGATTTCCGACAAAAACACCACTTGAAAGATCACAGGTGTAAGGAAGAATTTAGACCGAAATGCAACTCTATTTTGAGTGATATGCAGGTAAGAGAGAAAACAGTCCAGCAGAATTCTGAGGGAGGTGTGGTAGCTACCACAGTAGATGCTTCAAGTGATATTCAAGGTAGGTGTTTTAAACCGGGATTGAGCTCTTCATCACCAGATGTAGTCACAATTGCTGAAAAAAGGATCCCTCCAGTATCCATGTCTTCTCATCTCATGTGTCCACTTCCACTCAAAAAGAAAACTGGAAATCAGTGTAAAATATGCTGGAAGATATTCAGTTACCCTTCTAAACTAACTCGACATCTGTTCATTCATTCCGATGTTAAGCCTTACACTTGCACGATCTGCAGAAAGTCATTCAAGGAGGCCGGTTGTTTCCATAAACACCTCAAGATACATACAGGAGAAAAAAACAACCCTTCTAGGTTGCATGGAGTGTCGCAGAAATATGGTACCGAATGTTCAACACCTGGAGCTTTATATGCTACAAATAACCGCAAACCGGATGGCGGTAATGTGTCTTTACCTCAGATATTTGACTCTATAGACACCAAAAGGTATGAAATGCTTGAATGCAAAAGCAAGCTTAACCAAAATGTCCCCTTGACAGAGTCAAGTACTGTAGAGATTAAGAGCTCTGACACATTGATAAATTCTGAGGCACAGATCGCATTCTCCAGCCCATCGTACCTTAAGCGCCAACATAAAGGTGCGCATCAGTGCTGCATTTGTCTGAAGAACTTTCCATATCCTTCCAAGCTCTCTAGACATATTTTGAGCCACACAGATTTCAGACCATTTAAGTGCCACATGTGCTCAAAATCATTTAGAGAGCTGTCTTATTTACAGTGCCACCAGAAGATCCACAAAAAAAAGGGTCAGGACATAACTTCAGGTCATTTGGAACAAGAGCATACGGTTTCTTTTGGTAATACTGCGATTTGTAAAGACCAAGATGTTCAAATCTCCTCACAAGATGGAGCTGAAGACTTTTCTCCAGCATACAAAGATCAAAATATGGTCACAGATAATATGCCATCTCAAACAATGAATGGTGACTGCAgtgattcaggtgtgtttttcTCAAACGGTACTAGTCTCCTAGAGAATGTTCAGATCAAGTCAGAGGATGTTTTCCAGTGCAACAACAAATCTGTTTGGGAACTGACACATAAAACTGACATCTCGGGGCT
Coding sequences:
- the znf770 gene encoding zinc finger protein 770, which encodes MEENQELEEKQEPSITAQSEDKDTNAMVLQNVTENCNGKKRVCPVCHKRFGAPSKLKRHFLIHTDQRPFQCTICCRGFKYLYHLKSHLRTHTNPVKQRTPSLQSQRNNSVPCNQVSNSSLKHSVCNDLGGTVRSYSPNHLTAQSDTNSSFAYSSKTSEGQWMEENQEFEKKQEPSFTTQSEDKDANAKVLQSITENCSGKKRVCPVCHKRFGAPSKLKRHCLIHTDLRPFQCSICCRGFKHVYHLKAHLRTHTNPVKRKTPSLQSQRNNSVPCNQVSNSSLKHLMCFGLSGTVRSYSPKHLTSQSDTNSTDNQKPAAVDLIDTNSGTTSVEISKNVSESGSKNKKGHWCPVCLKCFKAPSKLRRHILIHTDQKPFKCSVCFKDFRQKHHLKDHRCKEEFRPKCNSILSDMQVREKTVQQNSEGGVVATTVDASSDIQGRCFKPGLSSSSPDVVTIAEKRIPPVSMSSHLMCPLPLKKKTGNQCKICWKIFSYPSKLTRHLFIHSDVKPYTCTICRKSFKEAGCFHKHLKIHTGEKNNPSRLHGVSQKYGTECSTPGALYATNNRKPDGGNVSLPQIFDSIDTKRYEMLECKSKLNQNVPLTESSTVEIKSSDTLINSEAQIAFSSPSYLKRQHKGAHQCCICLKNFPYPSKLSRHILSHTDFRPFKCHMCSKSFRELSYLQCHQKIHKKKGQDITSGHLEQEHTVSFGNTAICKDQDVQISSQDGAEDFSPAYKDQNMVTDNMPSQTMNGDCSDSGVFFSNGTSLLENVQIKSEDVFQCNNKSVWELTHKTDISGLVEKKPSDIVPFGRVSDCPPKTDSSLCHFPTEPRTEEKWSHHMDDIEDSAFVDFDIVKYVPDSYVPHSDEYQQKPDITKLGEEVDVGHLDFQDPGKCFTDPPHDLPICPDCSQCFSTVTALYAHKCANRYPEKKIRKSHQCDICLKVFNAPSKLKRHSVTHTGQRPFQCTRCQKTFTLPHHLKTHMLSHR